A genomic stretch from Desulfurococcaceae archaeon MEX13E-LK6-19 includes:
- a CDS encoding RNA ligase: MKQSLLVSKATGLEKEEVDKLIGRKIRLMRYKGIEYAVFRYDIQGFKEGTTVILVDPPVIIPAYPSIRRLALLEYAVKYMPREFFVEEKMNGYNVRVVIVNKMVLAITRGGYVCPYTTARIKRIYGSRLLELSREYPDVVLVGEVVGQENPYVPQYYPEAPGFDYFVFDVFKDGKLAPLKIRDEIVEKYSLKRVRVLGVLSRNDTWRLWEIVEELEREGREGIVIKDPEHKVPALKYTTIRTNIGDIREGMRHPFDEGRSYLFPRILRLIAQGYEMNWSEEQLREIALELGKAILEPAIKSLKDRANGKLIASEYKLVFPSEEDLSDFLEYMEALGVDIVTSIIGTYEEGLVVKVMKLKQTHGEYTKILETGLSPLD; encoded by the coding sequence ATGAAACAATCATTATTAGTAAGCAAAGCAACTGGCTTAGAGAAAGAGGAGGTAGACAAGCTTATCGGGAGAAAAATTAGGTTAATGCGGTATAAAGGAATAGAGTATGCTGTTTTCCGTTATGATATACAAGGGTTTAAAGAAGGCACCACCGTGATATTAGTTGACCCGCCAGTTATCATACCAGCTTATCCTAGTATACGTAGACTTGCACTATTAGAATATGCTGTTAAATACATGCCGAGAGAATTCTTTGTTGAAGAAAAAATGAATGGGTACAATGTTAGAGTAGTAATAGTGAACAAAATGGTACTAGCAATTACTAGAGGAGGCTATGTATGCCCGTATACTACGGCGAGGATAAAGAGGATTTATGGTAGTAGACTCTTGGAACTATCAAGAGAATATCCTGATGTTGTTTTGGTTGGTGAAGTTGTTGGGCAAGAAAACCCCTATGTACCCCAGTATTATCCTGAAGCACCAGGTTTCGACTATTTTGTATTCGATGTATTTAAGGACGGGAAACTGGCTCCATTGAAAATACGTGACGAAATTGTTGAGAAATATAGTTTGAAGCGTGTACGTGTATTGGGTGTATTATCGAGAAACGATACATGGAGGCTATGGGAGATTGTCGAGGAGCTTGAACGCGAGGGTAGAGAAGGTATTGTAATAAAGGATCCAGAGCACAAGGTACCAGCACTTAAGTACACGACTATTAGAACGAATATTGGCGACATACGCGAGGGAATGAGACATCCCTTTGATGAAGGGAGAAGCTACTTGTTCCCAAGAATACTGAGACTAATAGCACAAGGATATGAGATGAATTGGAGTGAGGAACAACTTAGAGAAATAGCCTTAGAGCTTGGAAAAGCGATACTAGAACCTGCTATTAAAAGCCTTAAAGACCGTGCCAACGGGAAACTCATAGCCAGTGAATATAAATTGGTTTTCCCAAGTGAAGAAGACTTAAGCGATTTCCTTGAATACATGGAGGCACTTGGCGTGGATATCGTTACAAGCATAATTGGAACATATGAAGAGGGACTTGTAGTAAAAGTAATGAAGCTCAAGCAAACCCATGGCGAATACACTAAAATACTGGAAACAGGCTTATCACCACTAGATTAA
- a CDS encoding RNA ligase partner protein, which translates to MMLIYVLDTSAITDPRLRSIFNVKTLDSVVYELTRLLTKARVVLGAQFYITPSTGSELRGFLERNGVSEDNINLLFSILIVKSPDLYATHIPARVMSNWIQEVHLRFYKGLRVAEEMVRQTAMKAYEDGKIGSREKLSEDIAGAIHELRAKYREATRKGVIDTQVDFDSVILAKELGAVLVTNDEGIQKMCEDLGVKYIEPPRFISQLMVLLRERVPRRPGT; encoded by the coding sequence ATCATGCTGATCTATGTGCTTGATACTAGTGCAATAACAGATCCAAGGCTAAGAAGTATATTCAACGTGAAAACGCTTGATTCTGTGGTTTACGAGCTTACAAGACTTCTTACTAAAGCGCGTGTTGTTCTCGGGGCGCAATTCTACATAACGCCTAGTACTGGATCAGAGCTAAGGGGGTTCCTTGAAAGAAATGGTGTATCGGAGGACAACATTAATTTGTTGTTTAGTATTCTTATTGTTAAGTCGCCGGATCTTTATGCAACACATATACCTGCTCGTGTGATGAGTAACTGGATTCAAGAAGTCCACTTAAGGTTTTACAAAGGGCTTCGTGTAGCAGAGGAAATGGTTAGGCAAACGGCGATGAAAGCTTATGAAGACGGGAAAATCGGGTCTAGAGAAAAATTGTCAGAGGATATAGCCGGGGCAATACATGAGCTTAGGGCTAAGTACCGTGAAGCAACTAGGAAAGGCGTTATTGATACGCAAGTTGATTTTGACTCAGTTATACTAGCTAAAGAGCTGGGAGCTGTTCTCGTAACTAATGATGAGGGTATCCAGAAAATGTGTGAAGATCTCGGTGTAAAATATATTGAGCCACCTAGATTCATTAGTCAACTAATGGTTCTCCTTAGAGAAAGAGTTCCACGGAGACCTGGTACGTGA
- a CDS encoding ABC transporter ATP-binding protein — protein MYAIVVDKLVKYYGKTKAVDNLSFTVKKGEVYAILGPNGAGKTTTIKSIAGLIKFNSGKITVLGKDVSKETLEIKKMIGVMPELPNLFGDLSVRENLEFLARLYGLDKKERRERISYIVELLNLKYFLNKKYDVLSKGLKRRVDLAAALLHDPEILILDEPTSGLDVKYAVTIRLLIRDLAEKGKTILLTTHNIPEAMELADKVLIINKGKKIVEGEPGKLKDIAGLEPAMEIVFNDLTDDVIDEMYRLWGENNVRIRGVLVKIKNVGTTKVLKDLAFLIEKYGVVIEQVNTSSTPWDEVLLRILHSGEPHE, from the coding sequence ATGTACGCTATAGTTGTTGACAAGCTAGTCAAATACTATGGTAAAACCAAAGCAGTAGACAACCTATCATTTACCGTAAAGAAGGGTGAGGTATACGCTATTCTAGGGCCTAATGGCGCTGGCAAAACAACTACGATAAAATCCATAGCAGGTTTGATCAAGTTTAATTCAGGGAAAATTACTGTTCTTGGAAAAGACGTCAGTAAAGAGACTCTGGAAATAAAGAAGATGATAGGTGTGATGCCAGAACTACCAAATCTTTTTGGAGACCTCAGTGTAAGAGAGAACCTTGAATTTCTTGCACGGCTATATGGTTTGGACAAGAAAGAGCGAAGAGAACGTATATCTTATATAGTCGAGCTACTTAATCTGAAATATTTCCTTAACAAGAAATATGATGTTCTATCAAAAGGTTTGAAAAGAAGAGTCGACCTAGCGGCTGCACTGCTTCACGACCCAGAGATTCTTATTCTAGATGAGCCGACAAGCGGTCTTGATGTGAAATACGCTGTTACTATAAGGCTCTTGATTAGAGACCTTGCTGAGAAGGGTAAGACCATTCTGTTAACAACACACAATATACCTGAAGCTATGGAGCTTGCCGATAAAGTTCTCATAATTAATAAAGGTAAGAAGATCGTAGAAGGAGAACCCGGGAAACTTAAAGACATAGCCGGACTAGAGCCCGCCATGGAGATCGTGTTTAATGACTTAACAGACGATGTTATTGACGAAATGTATAGACTTTGGGGAGAAAACAACGTGAGAATCAGAGGTGTTTTAGTAAAGATAAAGAATGTTGGAACAACCAAGGTTTTAAAGGATCTAGCATTTCTCATAGAGAAATATGGCGTTGTAATAGAGCAAGTAAATACATCGAGCACGCCCTGGGATGAAGTATTATTGAGAATACTCCATAGTGGTGA
- a CDS encoding VCBS repeat-containing protein, with the protein MSCRVLSIVMLVILLSTIHVLITDTHEEHVLWPMYKYDAKRTGFWPGHNNVVYRGYNVSWVFEAELCVATSPVLANIDNDSLLEIIFGSCDEYVYCVDGRGMLEWKYKTGGGVSSPVIGDFDGDGVLEIGIGSSIGTFWILNAVNGTPEYTIQGSFTIAAPAVYDIDGDGIDEIIAGDVKGYLHIIDFDGINYIDKSVAIGDSLLFAPSIGDVNGDGYPEIIVGTSRSTGEYGLVKGVLAIVDPSTMTITRELVFSGEEVNGAIPLYDIDGDGVDEIIFTTKHSLYVLDVDSNETLLHVSFGNIIIDAAPSIGDFDNDGKPDIIVATTQGLYVYSLSGTLIFKFPFTKSVVSPIVGDIDGDGLNEVIVSDHDGKLLIIDYRNGVEYVLQTQGPLIAPAAIGDVDNDGLYEIIIGSRDFNLYCIKGILEPSPKTSSATQTSTTLTSTTSVTQENETSANTYSSPTTSSKYSYTYSQETTAGRQITNIPFPLIVLVASLIVIIMLAYMLTHKR; encoded by the coding sequence TTGTCTTGTAGAGTACTTTCTATAGTAATGCTTGTTATTCTATTGAGTACAATACATGTGCTGATTACCGATACTCATGAAGAACATGTTCTATGGCCTATGTACAAATATGATGCTAAGCGAACAGGTTTCTGGCCTGGACACAATAATGTTGTTTACAGAGGGTATAATGTATCATGGGTTTTTGAGGCAGAACTATGTGTTGCAACGTCTCCTGTGCTAGCTAACATAGATAATGATAGTTTGCTAGAGATCATTTTTGGTAGTTGTGATGAATATGTTTATTGTGTTGATGGAAGAGGAATGCTTGAATGGAAGTACAAGACTGGTGGAGGAGTCTCGAGCCCTGTTATAGGGGATTTCGATGGTGATGGTGTTCTCGAGATTGGTATTGGAAGTAGTATAGGTACGTTCTGGATATTAAACGCAGTTAATGGAACACCTGAGTACACTATACAAGGCTCTTTTACCATAGCTGCTCCAGCAGTATATGATATAGATGGTGATGGTATTGATGAGATTATTGCTGGGGATGTCAAGGGATATCTGCATATAATAGATTTTGATGGCATCAACTATATCGATAAGTCTGTTGCTATAGGAGATAGTCTGTTGTTTGCCCCGTCAATAGGTGATGTTAATGGTGACGGGTATCCTGAAATAATTGTTGGTACAAGCAGATCAACAGGAGAATATGGTTTAGTAAAGGGAGTACTTGCAATAGTTGATCCTTCTACAATGACTATTACTAGAGAGCTAGTATTTAGCGGCGAAGAAGTTAATGGCGCGATACCACTATACGACATTGATGGCGATGGTGTTGATGAAATTATTTTTACAACAAAACACAGTCTGTATGTTCTTGATGTCGACTCTAACGAGACTTTGCTTCATGTAAGCTTTGGCAACATAATCATAGACGCGGCGCCATCGATTGGTGATTTCGATAATGATGGTAAACCCGATATAATTGTAGCGACTACACAAGGGTTGTACGTGTATTCACTCAGTGGCACACTGATTTTCAAGTTTCCATTCACTAAATCAGTAGTGTCACCAATCGTAGGAGACATTGATGGTGATGGATTAAATGAGGTGATAGTATCTGATCACGATGGCAAACTACTCATAATCGACTATAGAAATGGTGTGGAGTACGTTCTACAAACACAGGGACCACTCATTGCCCCGGCTGCAATAGGTGATGTCGATAACGATGGGTTATATGAGATAATTATTGGTAGTAGAGACTTCAACCTGTATTGTATAAAAGGAATTCTAGAGCCATCACCCAAAACTTCCTCAGCAACACAAACAAGTACTACATTAACTTCAACTACTTCTGTCACACAGGAAAACGAAACTAGCGCAAACACATATTCCTCTCCCACAACATCTAGTAAATACAGTTATACGTATAGCCAGGAGACTACAGCTGGACGGCAAATAACCAATATTCCATTTCCATTAATAGTGCTTGTAGCATCATTGATAGTCATCATAATGCTGGCTTACATGTTAACGCATAAAAGGTAG